The Pectobacterium parmentieri genome segment GGATTACGTGGAGAAAATGAAAGTCCCAGAAAGCGTTTACGACGTTGTTCGTAACCTCGATCCGAGCGAGCACTATATGGTTGTCCTGAAAACACCATTACGTGCCGGTGAAACTCGCCCGTTTGTCGCCATGGCAAGAATGGATTTATCGGGCCTCGGTAACATCACCAAAATTTTGAGCGGCAGTGAAGACAACTTGAAAATATTTGATGCCATTTATCAGGAAGGCATGCCCCCTCAAGACTGGAAAGAAACGTTCCTTAACCAGGCTATCTGATATTCACCTCGGAGGTTATCACCATGCAGACCAGAAACGTCTTTCTGGCGTTATCGCTATTGGTTTCCACACCCGTACTCAGCGCCGGTATTCCGGTGTTTGATGCCGCCAGTAATACCGAGTCAATTAACCAATGGATACAGAAACTCCAGCAATGGCAGGAAACGGTTACCCATTATAAAAGCGAGCTTGACGCCTATAAGCAGCAATTAGCGACCGCAACAGGCATACGGGATATTCAGGGATTTCTCCACGATGCTAAAAACCTAAAAAACGATATCGAACATCTCCGTAAAAATGGTATTTCACTGGATGACCTGCTGACCAACCCAAGCGGTTATTATTCTTCTGACCTTCAGCGCCTATATAACAAATATCAATCGTTTGATATTTGTAATCAGTCCAGTTCATCGCAACGTTATCTTGAAAGTTGCAAACAACTTGTCCTCAATCAGGCAGTCTCAATTGAGAATACCAGCTATGTCCAAAACAAGATTAATAGCACATTAAACGATATATCAGACTTATCCGACCGCATAGCCAACGCCAAAGACTCGAAAGAGTCACAGGACTTGGCTAACGCGGTGGCAGCCAAAAGCGTACAATTGAATGCATTAACCAGCCAATGGGAAATGTCAGTCAAGCAGGCTGAACAGCGTGCCGCGATGTTGACTCAACAGCGGCAAAAAGCATTCAATGAACAACAACTCGTCTCCCCGATTCCTGACTTTAATCATTGAGAGGGTAAGAATGAAAACGTCACTTTGCATTTTTCCGGTTATTTTAGGCTCATTATTTCTGGCGGGGTGTGACAACCCGAAATCAACGCAGTGGTACAAAGAACATCCGGATGAAATGAGTCAGCGATATAAAGCGTGTGAATCATCCGGTGATGACTCCCAAGATTGCAAGAATGCGCGAGAAGCGCGATTTGAACTCCGTCAGGAAAATGCCAAGGTTCCCGATTTGAACTAAAGGGGTCATCTATGTCAGGTGGTATGTTTGTTGGAATGAACAACACGATCACTGACGGTTTACATGCCGTACTGCGGGGACAGACCTCCGTGTACGGCGATATGGTAAGCGTTATCGCCGTCAGCTCCTTCACGTTATTTGTCACTTATCGGGGTTATCAAACCCTGGCTGGAAAACTCCAAACGCCTGTAGAAGATGTCATATGGGATGTCGCGCGAATGCTATTAATCATGACATTCGTTTTAAATCTCGATGGCTGGCTGGATTTAGCCATTTCTGCCATTAACGGATTAACTGACGGCGTCAGCGGTGATGACAATGTCTGGGTGTTACTGGATACCGTTTGGGCGAAAGCGCAAACAATAGGACAAAAGCTTTATCAGCAGGATGATTCCACCTATGTAAAGCTCAACGGCGGTATTGCCCAACTTCTGGTCTGGGGAGGTGCAATCTTCACTTTGCTATTTGGTTCGGCGGTTAACCTGTTAGCCGGAATTATCATTGTATTAATGACCACCACTGCACCGCTATTTATTTTCTGCCTGCTGTATGGATTCCTTATTCCGATGTTTAACAACTGGCTGAAAATTATCTTCACAGTGATCCTGACGATTATGTTTTCCGCGTTATCCATCAGGATTGTCATCAATTATCTTAATGGCCTGTTAGATAAAGCGGTTAATTTTGCAGATAGCGCCAACATCATCACACTGGGCGTTCAGTGCTGCGTTGCAGGTGTCATTTCTGGCGTCATTATCTGGTTTTCAGCAAAAATCGCGAACGCATTAGGCGGCGTCGCCGTTCAGGTCGCACTACAGGGTGCCGCTATGGGCGGTCTACGTGGGCTAGCGAAACCGTCTTCTGACGCAGCGAAACCAGTCATGAAAGCCGGTGCGGCGGGTACCCGGTTAGCGGCAAAAGGGAGCGCCAGCGCCGCCAATGCAGCAAGTACACTTATCGCCGCAGGCACCAGCAAAGCCCTATCCGCATGGCAAAAACGTGCGGCGTCTATCGATAGCATGAAGCGCTTCAACCAACAACGTAACCGCTAATCCCCTTCTAACGCAGTCTCTCCACCGCATGCCGTGGTAACCGCCATCGGTATGGTATTTCTGTCTTCGACAAACACAGGAATCGATATGAAATCCAGCCTCATTTTTCTGATGCTGTGCGTCCTCACGGGCTGCGCACAGCGTCAGCACGATTTGACGCCAGTATCTGGCGAGCCTCAACCGGTTAATTCCCCCGCAATTATTCAGGAGCTGACAAAACATGTCTGAAACAGAAAACATCATTGCGTCATCCCGAACCTTTGAGTCTGTCCTGCTGGAAAAGGATGAACGGGAAAAAAAGCTGGCGTGGCGAATAGCGGCCATAGGGTTTGCTTTGGCCGCTATGGCGATCACCGCGCTGATCATTCTGCTGCCGCTGAAAACCACCGAAATAGAATTATGGTCGGTGGATAAACAGACCGGACGTTATGAATATATGACCCGGATTAAAGAGCAGAGTATTTCCACAGAGAAAGCACTGGCTCAAGCGTTAGCGGCGCATTATGTCAGGCTCCGCGAGGGCTATAACTATTTTGCTCTCCAGCGCGATTACGACGATGTGCAGTTATTCAATAGCGACAGCGTTAACAGTGATTATCTCGACGGGTTTAACAGCAATCAGGCACCCGATATCATTTTCAATAAAGCGGAATATGTCGTGTCTATCGACATTATTTCCAACGTTCACGCGACCGCGACAGATCCTGACCATCTGGCGACCTTACGCATTAAACGGACTATCCGCCGCATTGTCGATAACTCGGTTAAAACAGAGGTCTGGAACATCCGGCTGACTTATCGATACCTCCCCCGCAAACAACTGACAGACAGCCAGCGAGAAGTGAACCCGCTGGGGTTCATCGTGACCAGCTACCAACGCGATAAAGAACTGAGGGGTGAATGATGCTGAAAACAACCGTGATATTGAGCCTCCTTCTGGTGTCACCCATCGCCTGGAGCGCGGCGATACCGCGCAGCAGCACGTATGACAGCCGAATGCAGAATGTCACCTATAACAGCCAAAATGCGACCATCGTCAACACCCGCCCCGGCTACCTCACCACACTCCTGTTTGATGACGATGAAGAAGTCATCGACGCGCAAGCGGGTTTTCCAAAGGGCTGGAAAGTCACAAAAAGCGATAACCGGGTCGGTGTCAGTCCAAACCCTATCACCCAGCCGGTAACCGATGATAACGGCAACAACATCAATAAGGTGTTTCTGCCAACGGCAAGCGAGTGGAGAACCAATCTCTTTGTCGTGACATCGAAGCGTGATTACAGTCTGGAGCTGAACGTACTGGAGAATGACTCACCGTCTCAGGCCTTTATTATCCGTTTTCGCTATCCGGATGACGAGCGCAGGCAAGCAGACGCAGCCAGCGCAGCGCGTCTGAAACTCCTGCGTGAAACACAGGAAAAGCAGCAGATAACGACAGCATTTGAGCAGGCTACCACGCCGCGTAACTGGCTTTATACCAAGCGAGTTGCTGCCGGTTCAGCATCCATTGCACCAGATTTCACTTATGATGATGGTCGTTTTATCTATCTCGGTTTTTCTCCCGTCAAAATCCTTCCGTCGATCTTCTGGATCGTTAACGGGCAGGAACAGACCGTAACACCCCGCATAACCAAACACGGAAGCTACACCGTGGTCGTCGTGCGGGCAATGTCGCCACAGTTGGTGTTGCGCTATGGCGGTTCGGTAGTCGGGATTGAGAATACGTCATTCGGCAACGCTACCGTTGGCAGCGGCGATACCGTTTCGCCTGCCGTCACACTGGAGGCTAAATGACTGATAAATCGCTCCCAGAAACAACGGAAAAAACCGTGGCAGAGCTGGAGGCTGAAGCCCGTGAACGCGCCCGTTCAGCGATGGCGAGTCAGGCACCGGAGCAGAACACGCCTCCCGGCCAACCCGAAGTCACCCGCTTCAGAAAAGCCTCCAGCCGCCGGACGCTGCTGGTCAGCCTGCTGAGTCTGGGCGCACTGATTGCACTGGCATTGGGTGGAGATCGCTTCCTTGCATCATTAAAGCAACGCGATGATAAGGCAGTTGAAACCACAGCCCCGCCGTCAGCCAGTACAGGGCAACATGAGCGTAAAAATCTCGGCATGGACAACAATCCGTTCGGCTTGTTTGGTCAGGACAAACAGGAAACCGCAACAGATAATCACCCAATACAGACGGCATCACCGTCAGAGCCACCTGCTTTAAATAAGGCGGCGGCACTGGTCGATGGCTCAAGTAGTACCGCTGATACCGCACAAAGCAGTAATGCGCAAGCGTCACAAACTGCCCCTTCCGACACACAGAGCTATCAGAACAAAAGCACACCAGAAACCACGTCTGGCACAGAGGCTAACGACACCAATCCCGGTATTGCAAAAGTGACCAGCGTTAGGCGACTGGGTCTCGATCCCAATCTTTACCTGCCGGTTGATCGTTATATTCCGTGCTCAATGATGCGGCGTTTTGTCTCTGATGTGGGCGGTCGTATTTCCTGCCTTATCGGCGAAGATGTCTACAGTGCCAACACCTACGTGAAGTTGATCCCAGCCGGAACCGTCGCCAGAGGGTTCTACCGCACCGGGGAGCTGCAACATGGCCGGAGCCGGATGTTTGTTATCTGGACGGAATTACGCACACCGGAACCCGGTAGCCTGCAAATTCCGCTGGTTGATACCGAAGCCACCGGCCCGTTGGGTGAGGCTGGGATTAGCGGCTGGATTGATACCCATTTCTGGGAACGGTTCGGCAATGCGCTGATGTTGAGCACCGTACAGGACGTGGCTGCCGCCGCATCAGATTCAGCACCGGGGAAAGACCGCAATACCGATTACACCGAAAACACCCGCGCCGCTGCATCAGAAATGGCAATAACCGCACTGGAAAACAGTATCAATATCCCGCCCACGATGTACCTCAATCAGGGCGATGTGATCGGCATCATGACCGGTACGGATATCGATTTCTCTTCCGTTTATCAACTACGTCTAAAAAAGAGGTGGTATGAACGCTGAAAATCTGTCGCTGGATTTTATGAAAAACCAGTTGTTCGGCGATTATCTCAAACTGGATGGCCTGACGGAAATCGCCATTAACCGCCCCGGAGAGATCCACACCAAAATAAACGGTCGATGGCAGAAGCATGATTCTCCGGTTACGTTGCGTCAGTGCCATGCTTTTGCCAAAGCACTGGCCTCATGGAATGAGGATAATATCGATGATACCTCCCCTATCCTTTCCGCCACATTAGGATCAGGTGAACGTATCCAGACCATTATTCCCCCGGCCTGCGAGCGGAATACCGTATCGATTACGCTACGAAATCCGTCATTTGAGCAGAAAACACATCAGTCCTGGATTGATGCCGGGTTTTATAACCGGATAGCGGGTAAGGAGAGAAACGAAAGCAAAGATGATGAACTGACCCGATGCTACAACAATGGTAATATTCCAAGCTTTATCGAAAAGGCCGTTGAGTACGGCAAAACGATCTTTATTGTTGGTGAAACCGGCTCCGGTAAAACCACCTATATGAAGACGTTGCTGCACTATATTCCGACACATCTCAGGCTAACCACGATTGAAGACAATCCTGAAATCCGTTTTTACCGCCACGCTAATTATGTCCATCTGTTTTACCCGGCAGATGCCGGAGACGATGCGATTATCACGCCCGGCAGACTTATTCGGGCGAATTATCGAATGAATCCGGATCGCATTCTGCTGGCAGAAATTCGTGGGCGGGAGGCGTGGGATGCG includes the following:
- a CDS encoding EexN family lipoprotein: MKTSLCIFPVILGSLFLAGCDNPKSTQWYKEHPDEMSQRYKACESSGDDSQDCKNAREARFELRQENAKVPDLN
- the virB11 gene encoding P-type DNA transfer ATPase VirB11 — translated: MNAENLSLDFMKNQLFGDYLKLDGLTEIAINRPGEIHTKINGRWQKHDSPVTLRQCHAFAKALASWNEDNIDDTSPILSATLGSGERIQTIIPPACERNTVSITLRNPSFEQKTHQSWIDAGFYNRIAGKERNESKDDELTRCYNNGNIPSFIEKAVEYGKTIFIVGETGSGKTTYMKTLLHYIPTHLRLTTIEDNPEIRFYRHANYVHLFYPADAGDDAIITPGRLIRANYRMNPDRILLAEIRGREAWDALKIIGSGHEGLITSMHAGSPEECIEGIIDRCYENPDCKNIPFDVLLRKVLKCVDIIVSIDIHGDIRRMGDIYFKPVHLHQTKKSFR
- the virB9 gene encoding P-type conjugative transfer protein VirB9, whose product is MMLKTTVILSLLLVSPIAWSAAIPRSSTYDSRMQNVTYNSQNATIVNTRPGYLTTLLFDDDEEVIDAQAGFPKGWKVTKSDNRVGVSPNPITQPVTDDNGNNINKVFLPTASEWRTNLFVVTSKRDYSLELNVLENDSPSQAFIIRFRYPDDERRQADAASAARLKLLRETQEKQQITTAFEQATTPRNWLYTKRVAAGSASIAPDFTYDDGRFIYLGFSPVKILPSIFWIVNGQEQTVTPRITKHGSYTVVVVRAMSPQLVLRYGGSVVGIENTSFGNATVGSGDTVSPAVTLEAK
- a CDS encoding type IV secretion system protein gives rise to the protein MSGGMFVGMNNTITDGLHAVLRGQTSVYGDMVSVIAVSSFTLFVTYRGYQTLAGKLQTPVEDVIWDVARMLLIMTFVLNLDGWLDLAISAINGLTDGVSGDDNVWVLLDTVWAKAQTIGQKLYQQDDSTYVKLNGGIAQLLVWGGAIFTLLFGSAVNLLAGIIIVLMTTTAPLFIFCLLYGFLIPMFNNWLKIIFTVILTIMFSALSIRIVINYLNGLLDKAVNFADSANIITLGVQCCVAGVISGVIIWFSAKIANALGGVAVQVALQGAAMGGLRGLAKPSSDAAKPVMKAGAAGTRLAAKGSASAANAASTLIAAGTSKALSAWQKRAASIDSMKRFNQQRNR
- the virB10 gene encoding VirB10/TraB/TrbI family type IV secretion system protein; translated protein: MTDKSLPETTEKTVAELEAEARERARSAMASQAPEQNTPPGQPEVTRFRKASSRRTLLVSLLSLGALIALALGGDRFLASLKQRDDKAVETTAPPSASTGQHERKNLGMDNNPFGLFGQDKQETATDNHPIQTASPSEPPALNKAAALVDGSSSTADTAQSSNAQASQTAPSDTQSYQNKSTPETTSGTEANDTNPGIAKVTSVRRLGLDPNLYLPVDRYIPCSMMRRFVSDVGGRISCLIGEDVYSANTYVKLIPAGTVARGFYRTGELQHGRSRMFVIWTELRTPEPGSLQIPLVDTEATGPLGEAGISGWIDTHFWERFGNALMLSTVQDVAAAASDSAPGKDRNTDYTENTRAAASEMAITALENSINIPPTMYLNQGDVIGIMTGTDIDFSSVYQLRLKKRWYER
- a CDS encoding type IV secretion system protein, producing MQTRNVFLALSLLVSTPVLSAGIPVFDAASNTESINQWIQKLQQWQETVTHYKSELDAYKQQLATATGIRDIQGFLHDAKNLKNDIEHLRKNGISLDDLLTNPSGYYSSDLQRLYNKYQSFDICNQSSSSQRYLESCKQLVLNQAVSIENTSYVQNKINSTLNDISDLSDRIANAKDSKESQDLANAVAAKSVQLNALTSQWEMSVKQAEQRAAMLTQQRQKAFNEQQLVSPIPDFNH
- a CDS encoding virB8 family protein, encoding MSETENIIASSRTFESVLLEKDEREKKLAWRIAAIGFALAAMAITALIILLPLKTTEIELWSVDKQTGRYEYMTRIKEQSISTEKALAQALAAHYVRLREGYNYFALQRDYDDVQLFNSDSVNSDYLDGFNSNQAPDIIFNKAEYVVSIDIISNVHATATDPDHLATLRIKRTIRRIVDNSVKTEVWNIRLTYRYLPRKQLTDSQREVNPLGFIVTSYQRDKELRGE